Proteins from a single region of Streptomyces spectabilis:
- a CDS encoding winged helix-turn-helix transcriptional regulator → MVTKQLLKGLPEDADLRRADSLAREIFSDIANKWAFLIIEALGERTLRFSELRNEVEGISHKMLTQNLRMLERNGLVERTVYPTVPPRVEYALTGPGRALRAVVDGICGWTHAHLGDIETSRERFDG, encoded by the coding sequence ATGGTGACCAAGCAGCTCCTCAAGGGCCTGCCCGAAGACGCCGACTTGAGGCGGGCGGACTCCCTCGCGCGGGAGATCTTCTCGGACATCGCCAACAAGTGGGCGTTCCTGATCATCGAGGCGCTCGGCGAACGCACCCTGCGCTTCAGCGAGTTGCGCAACGAGGTCGAGGGCATCAGTCACAAGATGCTCACCCAGAACCTGCGCATGCTGGAGCGCAACGGCCTGGTGGAGCGGACCGTGTACCCCACCGTGCCGCCGCGCGTCGAGTACGCCCTCACTGGTCCCGGCCGGGCCCTGCGCGCAGTCGTCGACGGCATCTGCGGCTGGACCCACGCCCACCTCGGCGACATCGAGACCTCCCGCGAACGCTTCGACGGCTGA
- a CDS encoding alpha/beta hydrolase has product MSRGPAPDRPCRVPETAAAPPFDPELSVALAALGAGPREPVTPENLQERRARDAASRPRPTAEELRADGRFEVTELRVPGPRGAPDVTLVSARPAGLAGPLPLLYYLHGGAMVMGNAWSVLPRVLSEWALPLGLAVISVEYRLAPETQYPGPLEDCYAGLVWAVEHAAELDVDADRVIIGGKSAGGGLAAALALLTRDRGGPGALGQLLLCPMLDDRNSTCSSHQMSGRGLWDLTSHTTVWQAVLGDRYGAADLSPLAAPARATDLAGLPPAYIEVGSAEMFRDEDIAYANAIWRAGGQAELHVWSGAYHGFDGIAPKAAVSLDARDARTRWLRRLLAQSGTKDA; this is encoded by the coding sequence ATGAGCCGCGGCCCCGCACCGGATCGGCCCTGCCGCGTCCCGGAGACGGCCGCGGCGCCCCCTTTCGACCCCGAACTGAGCGTCGCCCTCGCGGCCTTGGGCGCCGGGCCGAGGGAGCCGGTCACCCCGGAGAACCTCCAGGAGCGGCGAGCCCGGGACGCGGCGTCACGTCCTCGGCCGACGGCCGAAGAGCTGCGCGCCGACGGCCGCTTCGAGGTGACGGAGCTGCGCGTACCGGGGCCGCGGGGCGCACCCGACGTCACACTCGTGAGCGCGCGGCCCGCGGGGCTCGCGGGCCCGCTGCCCCTGCTGTACTACCTGCACGGCGGCGCCATGGTGATGGGCAACGCCTGGTCCGTGCTGCCGCGCGTCCTCAGCGAGTGGGCCCTGCCGCTGGGTCTCGCGGTGATCTCGGTGGAGTACCGGCTCGCGCCGGAGACGCAGTACCCGGGGCCGTTGGAGGACTGCTACGCGGGACTCGTCTGGGCGGTCGAGCACGCGGCCGAACTGGACGTCGACGCGGACCGGGTCATCATCGGCGGCAAGAGCGCGGGCGGCGGGCTCGCCGCGGCCCTGGCCCTGCTGACCCGTGACCGCGGGGGGCCCGGGGCGCTGGGGCAACTGCTGCTGTGCCCGATGCTCGACGACCGCAACAGCACCTGTTCCAGCCACCAGATGTCGGGCCGCGGCCTGTGGGACCTCACCTCGCACACGACCGTGTGGCAGGCGGTGCTCGGCGACCGCTACGGCGCCGCCGACCTGTCGCCCCTCGCGGCCCCCGCCCGGGCCACGGACCTCGCCGGGCTGCCCCCGGCCTACATCGAGGTCGGCTCGGCCGAGATGTTCCGGGACGAGGACATCGCGTACGCGAACGCGATCTGGCGGGCCGGGGGCCAGGCCGAACTGCACGTGTGGTCCGGCGCCTACCACGGCTTCGACGGCATCGCGCCGAAGGCGGCCGTCAGCCTGGACGCCCGCGACGCCCGCACCCGCTGGCTGCGGCGCCTGCTCGCCCAGTCGGGCACGAAGGACGCGTGA
- a CDS encoding RNA polymerase sigma factor: MPGDDYGTPWEAGPSPRHDDALLAVRAAEGDEEAFEVLVLCHGPRLLQLATRLLGSPTEAEDAVQESFVSAWRKLPEFRRDARFGTWMHRIVTNRCLNLLRARPRVAGLDEVPEPAAPEYQVSPPRAVEGFAAVEDLTKAMEGLSAEQRVCWVLRELDDMPYESVAETVGITTGAARARVFRARRHLMETMAAWR, from the coding sequence GTGCCCGGGGACGACTACGGGACACCGTGGGAAGCAGGACCTTCCCCCCGGCACGACGACGCGTTGCTCGCGGTGCGGGCGGCGGAAGGGGACGAGGAGGCCTTCGAAGTGCTCGTCCTGTGCCACGGCCCCCGGCTGCTGCAGCTGGCCACCCGGCTCCTCGGCAGCCCGACGGAAGCGGAGGACGCCGTGCAGGAATCGTTCGTGAGCGCCTGGCGCAAGCTGCCCGAGTTCCGCCGTGACGCTCGCTTCGGCACCTGGATGCACCGCATCGTCACCAACAGGTGCCTCAATCTGCTCCGGGCCCGCCCCCGTGTCGCGGGCCTCGATGAGGTGCCCGAGCCCGCCGCGCCCGAGTACCAGGTCTCGCCGCCGCGGGCCGTGGAGGGCTTCGCCGCCGTCGAGGACCTGACGAAGGCCATGGAGGGCCTCTCGGCGGAGCAGCGCGTGTGCTGGGTCCTGCGCGAACTCGACGACATGCCGTACGAGTCCGTGGCCGAGACGGTCGGCATCACGACGGGAGCGGCGCGGGCCCGGGTCTTCCGGGCGCGGCGCCACTTGATGGAGACGATGGCGGCATGGCGGTGA
- a CDS encoding winged helix-turn-helix transcriptional regulator, which yields MFADPGCSDRAGPFRVGDKWTGMVLRCLEGGPRRFTELRVPLHWVTPKVLTETLRSMERNGFVSRTVHDENPPRVEYELTALGRSLLEPLDFACDWARTHAPEIVAARAAYETE from the coding sequence ATGTTCGCCGATCCCGGCTGTTCCGACCGGGCGGGGCCGTTCCGCGTCGGCGACAAGTGGACCGGGATGGTGCTGCGCTGTCTGGAGGGCGGCCCGCGCCGGTTCACCGAGCTGAGGGTGCCGCTGCACTGGGTCACCCCGAAGGTGCTCACCGAGACGCTCCGCTCGATGGAGCGCAACGGTTTCGTGAGCCGGACCGTGCACGACGAGAACCCGCCGCGAGTGGAGTACGAGTTGACCGCTCTGGGGCGTTCGCTGCTCGAACCGCTGGACTTCGCCTGCGACTGGGCGCGTACCCACGCGCCGGAGATCGTCGCGGCGAGAGCGGCCTACGAGACGGAATGA
- a CDS encoding DUF6286 domain-containing Asp23/Gls24 family envelope stress response protein produces MTTPPRPSAPRTPPAQRGTTTVADRAVRRVAQRAAAQTPIPGGVRADGGSAVVRGPSARVGVTVALPYPGVLDASARAVQRHVTARTAELTGLTVRPVSVHVRALDRCERGPEGTEGPLEAPAVSSAKPGPRPARRARRPWSPRRLPVAVGALVVAAGCAVPLYDMVAVHAAGRAPAEWRVRLVAWLSAHGPDGGTVTGLAAAGTILLGLWMVVLAVTPGRRACLPMAPPDEDTRAELPRGAVAVLLRDSVAVLPAITRVRVRVGRRRARVRAELAFGDRPGALEAVTRAAEDALGGCGLARPPRLRVRLRSGPDVPAAAAVDAGGGAPG; encoded by the coding sequence ATGACCACGCCCCCGCGCCCGTCGGCACCCCGCACGCCCCCGGCGCAGCGCGGCACGACGACCGTCGCCGACCGCGCGGTCCGCCGTGTGGCGCAGCGCGCCGCGGCACAGACGCCGATCCCCGGCGGGGTGCGCGCCGACGGCGGTTCCGCCGTCGTGCGGGGCCCGAGCGCCCGCGTCGGGGTCACCGTGGCACTGCCGTACCCGGGCGTCCTCGACGCGTCGGCCCGTGCGGTCCAGCGGCACGTCACCGCGCGCACCGCCGAACTCACCGGTCTGACCGTGCGGCCCGTCAGCGTGCACGTCCGGGCCCTGGACCGGTGCGAGCGGGGCCCCGAGGGGACGGAGGGTCCGCTGGAAGCCCCCGCTGTCTCCTCGGCGAAGCCGGGCCCGCGTCCCGCGCGCCGGGCCCGGCGGCCCTGGTCCCCGCGCCGCCTGCCCGTCGCCGTGGGCGCGCTCGTCGTCGCGGCCGGGTGCGCGGTGCCGCTGTACGACATGGTGGCGGTGCACGCGGCCGGGCGCGCTCCGGCCGAGTGGCGCGTCCGCCTGGTCGCGTGGCTGTCCGCGCACGGGCCCGACGGCGGCACGGTCACCGGCCTCGCGGCGGCCGGGACCATCCTGCTCGGCCTGTGGATGGTCGTCCTGGCCGTCACCCCGGGCCGTCGCGCGTGCTTGCCGATGGCACCGCCCGACGAGGACACCCGAGCCGAACTCCCCCGGGGCGCGGTGGCGGTGCTGCTGCGCGACTCCGTCGCCGTGCTGCCCGCGATCACCCGCGTCCGGGTGCGGGTGGGCCGCCGTCGGGCGCGGGTGCGCGCGGAACTGGCCTTCGGCGATCGGCCGGGCGCGCTGGAAGCGGTGACGCGCGCGGCGGAGGACGCCCTGGGCGGATGCGGCCTCGCCCGGCCTCCACGGCTGCGCGTGCGGCTGCGGTCCGGGCCGGACGTCCCCGCCGCCGCGGCCGTCGACGCGGGCGGAGGAGCGCCGGGATGA
- a CDS encoding DoxX family protein, with amino-acid sequence MSTTAVVVTVLTAAWVGFSGFSLLRKAAFVTEPLVQYGVPQSWWTPLGLAKTAGAVGLLVGLAVPAIGVAAGIGLILYFGGAVITVLRARSYKTVAFPVLYLAPVVAALALGHAA; translated from the coding sequence ATGTCCACCACCGCCGTCGTCGTCACCGTGCTCACCGCCGCCTGGGTCGGCTTCTCCGGCTTCTCGCTGCTGCGCAAGGCCGCGTTCGTCACGGAGCCGCTGGTCCAGTACGGCGTCCCGCAGTCCTGGTGGACCCCGCTCGGCCTGGCCAAGACCGCCGGCGCCGTCGGCCTGCTCGTCGGCCTCGCGGTGCCCGCGATCGGCGTGGCGGCCGGGATCGGCCTGATCCTGTACTTCGGCGGCGCGGTCATCACCGTGCTGCGCGCCCGCTCGTACAAGACCGTCGCCTTCCCGGTGCTCTACCTGGCGCCCGTCGTGGCCGCCCTCGCCCTCGGTCACGCCGCCTGA
- a CDS encoding anti-sigma factor antagonist (This anti-anti-sigma factor, or anti-sigma factor antagonist, belongs to a family that includes characterized members SpoIIAA, RsbV, RsfA, and RsfB.) — MPQAAQPETGRAESRAGLAASRGTAPQTELTLHTRAEGDRLVVAVRGDLDLDTDQELRRELRAALSRSAHGIDVDLGGVEFCDCCGLNTLLTLRQQALDEAKSVRIRALSPAAERVFALADALPLFTTGADAATGVPSAADGSGNSGDSEVNLRVKVVQLRRAMQTRGPIDTARGILMAVFTLGEEEAWDVLVMTSQNTNIKLYLLAQQVVGSIKGAPLPEAVQEQLSAAVTHVTAVHERARTGQ, encoded by the coding sequence ATGCCGCAGGCGGCGCAGCCAGAGACCGGGCGAGCCGAAAGCCGTGCCGGGCTTGCCGCTTCCCGCGGCACGGCACCGCAGACCGAGCTGACGCTCCACACCCGGGCCGAGGGCGACCGGCTGGTGGTCGCCGTCCGCGGTGATCTCGACCTCGACACGGACCAGGAGCTGCGACGGGAGCTGCGGGCGGCGCTCAGCCGCTCCGCCCACGGCATCGACGTGGACCTCGGCGGCGTCGAGTTCTGCGACTGCTGCGGCCTCAACACCCTGCTGACCCTGCGACAGCAGGCCCTGGACGAGGCGAAGTCGGTCAGGATCCGCGCGCTCAGCCCGGCGGCCGAGCGGGTCTTCGCCCTCGCCGACGCCCTCCCCCTGTTCACGACCGGGGCCGACGCGGCGACGGGCGTCCCGTCCGCCGCCGACGGCTCCGGCAACTCCGGTGACTCCGAGGTCAATCTGCGCGTCAAGGTCGTCCAGCTGCGGCGTGCGATGCAGACGCGGGGCCCCATCGACACGGCCCGCGGGATCCTGATGGCCGTCTTCACCCTCGGGGAGGAGGAGGCGTGGGACGTCCTGGTCATGACCTCGCAGAACACCAACATCAAGCTGTATCTGCTGGCTCAGCAGGTCGTCGGTTCCATCAAGGGCGCCCCGCTGCCGGAAGCGGTCCAGGAGCAGCTGTCCGCCGCCGTCACCCACGTCACGGCCGTACACGAGCGGGCCAGGACCGGGCAGTGA
- a CDS encoding antitoxin — MFDALKNLKDKAEDLAQAHGDKISGGLEKVGDFIDSKTDGKHSGKIDTAVDKAQDVVGKLGEKKA; from the coding sequence ATGTTCGACGCCCTGAAGAACCTCAAGGACAAGGCCGAGGACCTGGCGCAGGCCCACGGTGACAAGATCTCGGGCGGGCTTGAGAAGGTCGGCGACTTCATCGACAGCAAGACCGACGGCAAGCACAGCGGCAAGATCGACACCGCAGTGGACAAGGCACAGGACGTCGTCGGGAAGCTGGGCGAGAAGAAGGCCTGA
- a CDS encoding MarR family transcriptional regulator — translation MSGASEPHTGWTFITNHARVLAVIAEDQNARVRDIAAHCRLTERAVQKIISDLEHSGYLSHTREGRGNTYQIEPGTILRHPAEAGLTVSSLLGLLAQVDAPHAAAPQADQESMRGA, via the coding sequence ATGAGTGGAGCATCGGAGCCGCACACGGGATGGACGTTCATCACCAACCACGCGCGGGTACTCGCTGTCATCGCCGAGGACCAGAACGCGCGGGTCCGGGACATCGCCGCTCACTGCAGACTCACGGAACGCGCCGTCCAGAAGATCATCTCCGATCTGGAGCACAGCGGGTACCTGTCCCACACCCGCGAAGGGCGCGGCAACACCTACCAGATCGAACCGGGAACGATCCTGCGTCACCCCGCCGAGGCCGGCCTCACCGTCTCGTCCCTCCTGGGCCTCCTGGCCCAGGTCGACGCCCCGCACGCCGCCGCGCCGCAGGCCGACCAGGAATCCATGAGGGGCGCCTGA
- a CDS encoding NAD(P)-dependent oxidoreductase, which translates to MNNDLIVFGAGGRVGRAAVAEAVARGHRVTAVVRDPATYQDLGGEHVTVVRGDVTDPRSVAALAPGHRAAVNASARLDIGSEEYFTAAANALVAGLAEAGVRRLLVLGIATTLETAPGVRIMDGTDFPEQWRAFAQGHVAEFELLSAAGPELDWLMVVPPLDLNADAAPTGGYRTAVGTVLDGPGRISHADLAIALLDEIDTPRHSRVQLAVTAGAAGV; encoded by the coding sequence ATGAACAACGACCTCATCGTTTTCGGAGCGGGTGGACGCGTCGGCCGGGCGGCGGTGGCCGAGGCCGTGGCGCGCGGCCACCGGGTGACCGCGGTAGTACGTGACCCCGCCACGTACCAGGACCTGGGCGGCGAGCACGTCACCGTCGTACGGGGAGACGTGACCGATCCGCGCTCGGTGGCGGCCCTCGCACCGGGTCACCGCGCGGCGGTCAACGCGTCGGCGCGCCTCGACATCGGCTCCGAGGAATACTTCACCGCGGCGGCGAACGCGCTGGTCGCGGGGCTCGCGGAGGCGGGTGTGCGGCGGCTCCTCGTCCTGGGCATCGCCACCACGCTGGAGACGGCCCCCGGCGTACGGATCATGGACGGCACGGACTTCCCTGAGCAGTGGCGGGCCTTCGCCCAGGGGCACGTCGCGGAGTTCGAGCTGCTCTCCGCGGCCGGGCCGGAGCTCGACTGGCTGATGGTCGTGCCGCCGCTGGACCTCAACGCCGACGCCGCGCCCACGGGCGGCTACCGGACCGCCGTCGGCACCGTCCTCGACGGTCCGGGCCGGATCTCCCACGCGGACCTCGCGATCGCCCTGCTCGACGAGATCGACACACCGCGCCACAGCCGCGTGCAGCTGGCGGTGACAGCGGGCGCCGCCGGGGTCTGA
- a CDS encoding alkaline phosphatase, with protein MSIPRRSPRTLIVAASVVAATATAAVAVTATAGASGGKEQAQAAIKGGKAKNVILLIGDGMGDSEITLARDYTVGASGRLNMDKFPLTGSYTTYAVHPDGSPEYVTDSAASGTGWATGHKTVNGRISKTPDTDKAVPTILELAQRRGYATGSVTTAELTDATPAVLASHATDRSCQGPADMAKCPADTIAKGGPGSIAEQSVNHKVDVLLGGGKQRFDQKVTDGKYKGRTVTEQAKKLGYQVVTDKAGLKAVKPGKPVLGLFADGNVPTEWTGKPAALGGTAPQRCVTSNPGRPDGTPALADQATQAIKLLEAKQRKQHSKQGFFLQIEGASIDKQDHAADPCGQIGETAAFDRAVKVARAYAAKHPDTLVVTTADHGHTSQIVPLDAQPPGMTSTLVTDEGQQLKVNYSTNPPGKAQEHTGTQVRIAAQGPQAYRVLGVTNQTDLFTTVREALRRR; from the coding sequence ATGTCCATCCCGCGCCGGTCCCCCCGCACTCTCATAGTCGCCGCTTCCGTGGTCGCGGCCACCGCCACCGCCGCCGTCGCGGTCACCGCCACGGCGGGGGCCTCGGGCGGCAAGGAGCAGGCCCAGGCCGCGATCAAGGGCGGGAAGGCGAAGAACGTCATCCTGCTCATCGGTGACGGCATGGGAGACTCGGAGATCACGCTGGCCCGGGACTACACCGTGGGCGCGAGTGGCCGTCTGAACATGGACAAGTTCCCGCTGACGGGCAGCTACACGACGTACGCCGTGCACCCCGACGGCTCCCCGGAGTACGTGACCGACTCCGCCGCCAGCGGCACCGGCTGGGCCACCGGCCACAAGACCGTGAACGGCCGCATCTCCAAGACGCCGGACACCGACAAGGCCGTGCCGACGATCCTGGAGCTCGCGCAGCGCAGGGGCTACGCCACCGGCTCGGTGACCACCGCCGAGCTGACCGACGCCACCCCCGCGGTGCTCGCCTCGCACGCCACCGACCGCAGCTGCCAGGGCCCCGCCGACATGGCCAAGTGCCCCGCCGACACCATCGCCAAGGGTGGCCCCGGCTCCATCGCCGAGCAGAGCGTCAACCACAAGGTGGACGTGCTCCTCGGCGGCGGCAAGCAGCGCTTCGACCAGAAGGTCACCGACGGCAAGTACAAGGGCCGCACGGTCACCGAGCAGGCGAAGAAGCTGGGCTACCAGGTCGTCACCGACAAGGCGGGCCTGAAGGCCGTCAAGCCGGGCAAGCCCGTCCTCGGCCTCTTCGCCGACGGCAACGTGCCCACGGAGTGGACCGGCAAGCCCGCCGCCCTCGGCGGCACCGCGCCGCAGCGCTGCGTCACCTCCAACCCGGGCCGCCCGGACGGCACCCCGGCCCTCGCGGACCAGGCCACCCAGGCCATCAAGCTCCTCGAGGCCAAGCAGCGGAAGCAGCACTCGAAGCAGGGCTTCTTCCTGCAGATCGAGGGTGCCTCCATCGACAAGCAGGACCACGCGGCCGACCCGTGCGGCCAGATCGGTGAGACCGCCGCGTTCGACCGCGCGGTGAAGGTGGCGCGCGCGTACGCCGCCAAGCACCCCGACACCCTCGTGGTGACCACCGCCGACCACGGCCACACCAGCCAGATCGTGCCGCTGGACGCCCAGCCGCCCGGCATGACCTCCACCCTCGTCACCGACGAGGGCCAGCAGCTGAAGGTCAACTACTCGACCAACCCCCCGGGCAAGGCCCAGGAGCACACCGGCACCCAGGTCCGCATCGCCGCCCAGGGCCCGCAGGCCTACCGCGTCCTCGGCGTCACCAACCAGACCGACCTGTTCACCACGGTCCGCGAGGCGCTGCGCCGGCGCTGA
- a CDS encoding Rid family hydrolase, whose protein sequence is MTTTDVFHCDVPAESAFGYAQAIRCGELIHASGQLSLDAAGAFRHADDFAAQLRQTYANVDRILDHYGITRAHIVAQTLYVVDLRRHAEAAAAGNLAYFGKHRPASTVVGVTELTFPGQVVEIGFVADVRLPG, encoded by the coding sequence ATGACCACCACCGATGTCTTCCACTGCGACGTGCCGGCCGAGAGCGCCTTCGGCTACGCTCAGGCCATCAGGTGCGGCGAGTTGATCCACGCCTCCGGACAGCTCTCGCTCGACGCGGCGGGCGCGTTCCGGCACGCGGACGACTTCGCCGCCCAACTGCGGCAGACGTACGCCAACGTCGACAGGATCCTTGACCACTACGGCATCACCCGCGCCCACATCGTCGCCCAGACCTTGTACGTGGTGGATCTGCGGCGGCACGCCGAGGCCGCGGCGGCGGGCAACCTCGCCTACTTCGGGAAGCACCGCCCGGCCAGCACCGTGGTGGGCGTCACCGAACTGACCTTCCCCGGCCAGGTCGTGGAGATCGGCTTCGTCGCCGACGTACGGCTGCCCGGCTGA
- a CDS encoding GNAT family N-acetyltransferase, whose amino-acid sequence MQATTLVSRTADLFDQGLERQSGAALLRFGAARRRQDDRTGWSGDGAVAWLDAGRGHVWSVGDAAAAAELVLNAERERPGAIREFTGPRGSDELVGQRRELTDVVEWVFRWTLVEPPVMRNEERVVALGEEHHEELIAFLGAHSPAHSTGPGSADVSLWAGIRDADGQLVACGALSSLRDSGAPLMASVATDASRRGQGFGAALTAWLTRYAVREHGFCTLWQISDNAPAQRLYDRLGYRDEDHCVSARIVGAA is encoded by the coding sequence ATGCAGGCTACGACTCTTGTCTCCCGGACCGCCGACCTGTTCGACCAGGGCCTGGAGCGACAGTCCGGTGCCGCCCTGCTGCGCTTCGGCGCCGCGCGGCGGCGCCAGGACGACCGGACCGGCTGGTCCGGCGACGGCGCGGTCGCCTGGCTGGACGCCGGGCGCGGACATGTGTGGAGCGTGGGCGACGCGGCGGCCGCCGCGGAACTCGTGCTGAACGCCGAGCGTGAACGACCCGGTGCGATACGGGAGTTCACCGGCCCGCGCGGCAGTGACGAGCTGGTGGGGCAGCGGCGCGAGCTCACCGACGTCGTCGAGTGGGTCTTCCGCTGGACGCTCGTGGAGCCGCCCGTCATGCGCAACGAGGAGCGCGTGGTCGCGCTCGGCGAGGAGCACCACGAGGAACTGATCGCCTTCCTCGGCGCGCACAGCCCGGCCCACTCCACGGGCCCCGGCTCCGCCGACGTCAGCCTCTGGGCCGGGATCCGCGACGCCGACGGGCAGCTCGTCGCCTGCGGCGCCCTGAGCAGCCTGCGCGACAGCGGAGCACCGCTGATGGCGTCCGTCGCCACCGACGCGTCCCGGCGCGGCCAGGGCTTCGGTGCCGCGCTCACCGCCTGGCTGACCAGGTACGCGGTGCGCGAGCACGGCTTCTGCACCCTCTGGCAGATCTCGGACAACGCACCCGCGCAGCGGCTCTACGACCGGCTCGGCTACCGCGACGAGGACCACTGCGTCTCGGCGCGCATCGTCGGCGCGGCGTGA
- a CDS encoding DUF6286 domain-containing protein, which produces MSGLRSTANRAALLVTGGLAVLAGAALASTTDAVRRRLPEGWARLDPDRVWLDAAALDRWRAHALWPAAVIAALALGVLAFGAWAAYGIRPGRLRRLPLGDPRPAKDGGITLSGTALAAALTDRARSTPGVDRARVRLHGRPRRLRAHVTVTLTPGAAPAAVLQRLARGTLAEARESVAPRTLRTEIHFEVRPHAARRLR; this is translated from the coding sequence ATGAGTGGCCTGCGCTCCACCGCCAACAGGGCGGCCCTGCTGGTGACCGGCGGTCTCGCCGTGCTCGCGGGCGCGGCACTGGCCTCGACGACCGACGCCGTGCGACGGCGGCTGCCCGAGGGGTGGGCGCGCCTGGACCCCGACCGCGTGTGGCTGGACGCGGCGGCCCTGGACCGGTGGCGGGCGCACGCCTTGTGGCCCGCCGCCGTGATCGCCGCGCTGGCGCTCGGGGTGCTCGCCTTCGGGGCCTGGGCGGCGTACGGGATCCGGCCGGGGCGACTGCGCCGGCTGCCCCTGGGAGACCCGAGGCCCGCGAAGGACGGCGGCATCACCCTGTCCGGCACGGCCCTGGCCGCGGCCCTCACCGACCGGGCCCGGTCCACGCCCGGCGTCGACCGGGCCCGGGTGCGCCTCCACGGCCGCCCGCGGCGCCTTCGGGCCCACGTCACGGTGACGCTCACGCCCGGCGCCGCACCGGCCGCGGTGCTCCAGCGGCTCGCCCGCGGCACGCTGGCCGAGGCGCGGGAGTCCGTCGCGCCCCGGACGCTCCGTACCGAGATCCACTTCGAGGTCCGCCCGCACGCCGCGCGCCGACTGCGGTGA
- a CDS encoding Asp23/Gls24 family envelope stress response protein has translation MATQELASKANTPQTAENTGGGRQNAPGATTLTGRTGADEPAATRGRTSIADVVVVKIAGMATREIPGVYDMGGGLSRAIGAVRDRVPGGRSNVGRGVKVEVGERQTAIDLDVVVEYGVPITDVAHDVRENVIAAVERITGLEVVEVNVAINDVHLPEDDNADNGSARVE, from the coding sequence ATGGCGACTCAAGAGCTGGCTTCGAAGGCGAACACGCCCCAGACCGCGGAGAACACCGGTGGCGGCCGGCAGAACGCGCCGGGAGCCACCACCCTCACCGGCCGCACCGGCGCCGACGAGCCTGCGGCCACGCGCGGCAGGACGTCCATCGCCGACGTGGTCGTGGTCAAGATCGCGGGCATGGCCACGCGGGAGATCCCCGGCGTGTACGACATGGGCGGCGGCCTGTCCCGTGCCATCGGCGCCGTACGCGACCGCGTCCCGGGCGGCCGCTCGAACGTCGGGCGCGGCGTGAAGGTGGAGGTCGGCGAGCGCCAGACCGCCATCGACCTCGACGTCGTCGTCGAGTACGGCGTGCCGATCACGGACGTCGCCCACGACGTGCGCGAGAACGTCATCGCCGCCGTGGAGCGCATCACCGGTCTGGAGGTCGTGGAGGTCAACGTCGCCATCAACGACGTGCACCTGCCTGAGGACGACAACGCCGACAACGGCTCGGCGCGCGTGGAGTGA